Proteins from a single region of Haloarcula laminariae:
- a CDS encoding NAD(P)H-hydrate dehydratase has protein sequence MLTGSEMAVVDANAEALGVPRKQLMESSGHALARAVRDHVDPGATVTIVAGRGNNGGDALVAARFLDDYDLRVCLLGRPETITTDISRSNWDALQSADYPTEQVRDSAGFDLGEPDLAVDAMLGTGISGALREPAATAAESMNESAATVLSVDVPSGLDCETGDLADNAVAADHVVTFHDTKPGLDELTASVTVADIGIPDAAERFVERGDLQRLSRDPASHKGDNGEVLVVGGGPYTGAPALAGQAALRAGADLVRVAAPESVAREIQGYSENLIVRGYDGDRLGPSHVDWVADLAADHDTVVLGPGLGSADRTLSAVESLLSGFEGAAVVDADALQVVPGIETDAELVCTPHQGELVGMGGETSDDWRERAELVAEFAADIGHTLLVKGADDVISDGERTRISRTGNAGMTVGGTGDVLAGVTGALACVLDPRHAAALGAYANGAAGDAVVEEYGSGLVATDLLEAVPGVLWDR, from the coding sequence ATGCTCACCGGCTCCGAGATGGCCGTCGTCGACGCGAACGCCGAGGCGCTCGGCGTCCCGCGAAAGCAGCTGATGGAATCGTCAGGCCACGCCCTCGCGCGGGCGGTACGGGACCACGTCGACCCGGGCGCGACAGTGACCATCGTCGCCGGCCGTGGGAACAACGGCGGCGACGCGCTCGTGGCCGCCCGCTTTCTCGACGACTACGACCTGCGGGTCTGCCTGCTGGGCCGCCCGGAGACCATCACCACCGACATCTCGCGGTCGAACTGGGACGCCCTGCAGTCGGCCGACTACCCCACCGAACAGGTCCGCGACAGCGCCGGGTTTGACCTCGGCGAGCCGGACCTCGCGGTCGACGCGATGCTCGGGACCGGCATCAGCGGCGCGCTCCGGGAGCCGGCGGCGACGGCCGCCGAGTCCATGAACGAGTCGGCGGCGACGGTCCTCTCCGTGGACGTCCCCTCAGGGCTCGACTGCGAGACCGGCGACCTCGCCGACAACGCCGTCGCGGCCGACCACGTCGTCACGTTCCACGACACGAAGCCGGGGTTAGACGAGCTCACGGCCTCGGTCACCGTCGCCGACATCGGCATCCCCGATGCTGCCGAGCGGTTCGTCGAGCGGGGCGACCTCCAGCGGCTCTCGCGGGACCCCGCGAGCCACAAGGGCGACAACGGCGAGGTGCTGGTCGTCGGCGGGGGCCCCTACACCGGCGCGCCGGCCCTGGCCGGACAGGCCGCACTGCGAGCGGGCGCCGACCTCGTCCGGGTTGCCGCTCCCGAATCCGTCGCCCGGGAGATACAGGGGTACAGCGAGAACCTCATCGTCCGCGGGTACGACGGCGACCGGCTCGGGCCGAGCCACGTCGACTGGGTGGCCGACCTCGCCGCGGACCACGACACCGTCGTTCTGGGGCCGGGGCTGGGGAGCGCCGACCGGACGCTCTCGGCCGTCGAGTCCCTGCTCTCTGGGTTCGAGGGGGCCGCCGTGGTCGACGCCGACGCCCTCCAGGTCGTCCCCGGCATCGAGACCGACGCAGAGCTGGTCTGTACGCCCCACCAGGGCGAACTCGTCGGGATGGGCGGGGAGACCAGCGACGACTGGCGCGAGCGGGCCGAACTCGTAGCGGAGTTCGCGGCCGACATCGGCCACACGCTCCTGGTCAAGGGCGCCGACGACGTGATATCCGACGGCGAGCGGACCAGAATCAGCCGGACGGGCAACGCTGGGATGACAGTCGGCGGGACCGGCGACGTGCTCGCCGGCGTCACCGGGGCGCTGGCCTGCGTGCTCGACCCCCGTCACGCCGCCGCTCTCGGGGCCTACGCCAACGGCGCCGCTGGCGACGCCGTCGTCGAGGAGTACGGGTCCGGGCTGGTCGCGACCGATTTGCTGGAGGCGGTTCCGGGCGTGCTGTGGGACCGATGA
- a CDS encoding carbohydrate ABC transporter permease, producing MATPDVEPGASQRLDKETRERLVTVVRHTILLAWSFVVLFPLYWLASMSLKPPGTANSLPPDWVFLPTFYNYIQLVQSSEFVTAFANSLLMVGVSVVLVLLIGVPAAYVLSRYDIPMERDVLVWILSSRMLPPIAVVLPFFLIFRALNLFDSRIGMVLMYVSINLSLVVWVMKAFFDGIPETLEEAARVDGATRFQGFRKVVLPAAKPGIFSVAIISFIFAWIELLFGLVLTSFKAVPVTLFVYSFIGSRSIEWGMLAAASTAMILPIAIFLIAVNKYLAAGLSFGVVIKE from the coding sequence ATGGCGACGCCCGACGTCGAGCCTGGTGCGTCCCAGCGCCTCGACAAGGAGACGCGCGAACGGCTCGTCACAGTGGTCCGACACACTATCCTGCTGGCGTGGTCGTTCGTCGTACTCTTCCCCCTGTACTGGCTGGCCTCGATGTCGCTGAAACCGCCCGGGACAGCGAACTCGCTCCCGCCGGACTGGGTCTTCCTGCCGACGTTCTACAACTACATCCAGCTCGTCCAGAGCTCGGAGTTCGTCACGGCCTTCGCCAACAGCTTGCTGATGGTCGGCGTCTCGGTCGTGCTCGTCTTGCTCATCGGCGTGCCGGCGGCGTACGTCCTCTCGCGGTACGACATCCCCATGGAGCGGGACGTACTGGTGTGGATTCTCTCCTCGCGGATGCTCCCGCCGATAGCCGTCGTGCTCCCGTTTTTCCTCATCTTCCGGGCGCTCAACCTCTTCGACAGCCGGATCGGGATGGTGCTGATGTACGTCAGCATCAACCTCTCACTTGTGGTGTGGGTGATGAAGGCGTTCTTCGACGGCATCCCGGAGACGCTGGAGGAGGCGGCGCGCGTCGACGGCGCGACCCGATTCCAGGGTTTCCGGAAGGTCGTCTTGCCGGCGGCCAAGCCCGGCATCTTCTCGGTCGCGATTATCAGCTTCATCTTCGCGTGGATCGAACTGCTGTTCGGGCTCGTGTTGACGAGCTTCAAGGCGGTGCCCGTGACGCTGTTCGTCTACTCGTTCATCGGCTCGCGGTCGATAGAGTGGGGGATGCTCGCGGCCGCCTCGACGGCGATGATTCTCCCTATCGCGATATTCCTGATTGCTGTCAACAAGTACCTCGCGGCCGGACTCAGCTTCGGCGTGGTGATCAAAGAATGA
- a CDS encoding ABC transporter ATP-binding protein, with protein MAEITINDVTKEFGDGTESVTAVDDVSLDIADGEFVVFVGPSGSGKSTLMRIVAGLETQTEGDIEIGDTVVNQLGPRARDIAMVFQNYALYPNMTVEENMSFGLKMSTDMSADDIETSVTSTAEMMGIESLLDNKPGELSGGQQQRVALGRAIVRDPNVFLMDEPLSNLDAKLRAEMRTEINRLQNDLGVTTLYVTHDQTEAMTMGDRLVVLDHGELQQVGTPLECFYRPANRFVASFIGSPSMNFFDGTARGGSLQCGGFEYTLSDRMQGNVGSHGDLALGIRPEDVELHKEAVDANSFEVTVDVVEPMGSISYVYCKVVGQESDETFVVEVDGQQPVTEGDERYAHVPVTEAHLFDGATGETLHQRKLDGDTLDSLTQQSQDTSASAD; from the coding sequence ATGGCGGAGATAACGATAAACGACGTTACGAAGGAGTTCGGCGACGGAACAGAGTCAGTCACCGCGGTCGACGACGTCTCCCTCGACATCGCGGACGGGGAGTTCGTCGTCTTCGTCGGCCCGTCCGGGAGCGGGAAGTCCACCCTTATGCGAATCGTCGCGGGGCTCGAGACACAGACCGAGGGCGACATCGAAATCGGCGACACCGTCGTCAACCAGCTCGGGCCGCGTGCACGGGACATCGCGATGGTGTTCCAGAACTACGCGCTGTACCCGAACATGACCGTCGAGGAGAACATGAGCTTCGGGCTCAAGATGTCGACGGACATGTCCGCGGACGATATCGAAACCAGCGTCACGTCCACGGCCGAGATGATGGGTATCGAGAGCTTACTCGACAACAAGCCGGGTGAGCTCTCCGGCGGGCAACAACAGCGCGTCGCGCTCGGCCGGGCCATCGTCCGGGACCCGAACGTCTTCCTGATGGACGAGCCGCTGAGCAATCTGGACGCCAAGCTCCGGGCGGAGATGCGGACCGAGATAAACCGCCTCCAGAACGACCTCGGCGTCACCACGCTCTATGTCACCCACGACCAGACCGAAGCGATGACGATGGGCGATAGACTGGTCGTCCTCGACCACGGGGAACTCCAGCAGGTCGGGACGCCGCTGGAGTGTTTCTACCGGCCCGCGAACCGGTTCGTCGCCAGCTTCATCGGGTCGCCGTCGATGAACTTCTTCGACGGCACTGCCAGAGGCGGCAGTCTCCAGTGTGGCGGCTTCGAGTACACCCTCTCGGACCGGATGCAGGGGAACGTCGGGAGCCACGGCGACCTGGCCCTCGGTATACGCCCCGAAGACGTGGAACTGCACAAGGAGGCCGTCGATGCGAACAGCTTCGAGGTTACCGTCGACGTGGTCGAACCCATGGGGAGCATCTCCTACGTCTACTGTAAGGTCGTGGGCCAGGAGAGCGACGAGACGTTCGTCGTCGAGGTCGACGGCCAGCAGCCGGTCACCGAGGGCGACGAACGCTACGCACACGTGCCCGTCACGGAGGCCCACCTCTTCGACGGTGCTACCGGTGAGACGCTCCACCAGCGGAAACTCGACGGCGACACCCTCGACTCGCTCACCCAACAGTCCCAGGACACGAGTGCGAGCGCGGACTAG
- the dgoD gene encoding galactonate dehydratase: MRVTDYELFAVPPRWLLLKLETSDGLVGWGEPIVQGRLQTVKAAVDELVGGYLLGKDPLAIDRHWRTMYQGGYYRGGPILMSALAGIDHALWDIKGKHYGAPVHELLGSHVRDKVLVHQWVGGEDREEIAKEAIDRRNQGYKAIKLNATVEFRALEPPDAVERARRRVATVRDAIGDELYLGVDFHGRVSRPMTRRLVEAIEPYDLMFVDQPLLPEHSEFLSTLTAQTTVPIATGERFYSRYDFKRLLADGAVTVIQPDVTHVGGITELRKIATMAEAFDVTMIPHCPLSPVAFAANLQVVFCSHNALMQEQDLSLHDPDESVGLQYLEDPSTFEFDDGYVRRPTEPGLGIDVDEEYVRKQSRADVGWYNPVWHHEDGGIAEW, translated from the coding sequence ATGCGCGTCACTGACTACGAACTGTTTGCCGTCCCGCCGCGGTGGCTCCTGCTCAAACTGGAGACGAGCGACGGTCTCGTCGGGTGGGGCGAACCCATCGTCCAGGGGCGCCTCCAGACCGTCAAGGCCGCCGTCGACGAGCTCGTCGGGGGATATCTCCTCGGCAAAGACCCGCTGGCCATCGACCGTCACTGGCGGACGATGTACCAGGGCGGCTACTACCGCGGCGGGCCGATTCTCATGAGTGCGTTGGCCGGTATCGACCACGCCCTCTGGGATATCAAGGGGAAACACTACGGGGCGCCGGTCCACGAACTGCTGGGCAGTCACGTCCGCGACAAAGTGCTCGTCCACCAGTGGGTCGGCGGCGAGGACAGAGAGGAGATAGCGAAGGAGGCCATCGACCGCCGCAACCAGGGGTACAAGGCCATCAAGCTGAACGCGACGGTCGAGTTCCGGGCCCTGGAACCGCCGGACGCGGTCGAACGGGCGCGCCGTCGGGTCGCCACTGTCCGGGACGCCATCGGCGACGAGCTCTACCTCGGCGTCGACTTCCACGGTCGCGTTTCGCGACCGATGACCCGCCGTCTCGTCGAGGCCATCGAACCGTACGACCTGATGTTCGTCGACCAGCCGCTACTGCCGGAACACTCCGAGTTCCTCTCGACGCTCACCGCACAGACGACGGTTCCCATCGCGACCGGCGAGCGGTTCTACTCGCGGTACGACTTCAAACGGCTCCTCGCCGACGGTGCGGTGACGGTCATCCAGCCCGACGTGACACACGTCGGTGGGATAACGGAACTGCGGAAGATAGCGACCATGGCCGAGGCGTTCGACGTGACGATGATACCCCACTGCCCGCTGAGCCCCGTCGCCTTCGCGGCGAACCTGCAGGTCGTCTTCTGTTCGCACAACGCTCTGATGCAGGAACAGGACCTGTCGCTCCACGACCCGGACGAGAGCGTCGGCCTCCAGTATCTCGAAGACCCTTCCACGTTCGAGTTCGACGACGGCTACGTCCGGCGCCCGACTGAGCCGGGACTGGGCATCGACGTCGACGAGGAGTACGTTCGCAAGCAGTCACGCGCAGACGTCGGGTGGTACAATCCGGTCTGGCACCACGAAGACGGTGGCATCGCGGAGTGGTGA
- a CDS encoding carbohydrate ABC transporter permease yields MSTPSQTKSETADSGLARVRDLWNDYLPYWFMAPMVLVMMTITFFPGAYDLYLSLISEPTMNVFAADFVGLQHYETAFTSGGAAHSFVITITVVASALLLETVLGFGLAALVAGVDAGRMKSFYRVLFILPMAVAPVSLATIGRIMLNSQIGVIPYVIETWTPLASPGFLSEVPLLTVILLDTWNWTPFMFIIFYAGLSSVPDTLVEASRVDGAPLWRRYVHVIIPYMKPVVFVATLIRLIDLFRTFGVVYGLTQGGPGTATQLVSINIYEQMFINNQTGVAAAIAIVYLVMVIALANIVIAKVGFEGVWD; encoded by the coding sequence ATGAGCACTCCATCCCAAACGAAGTCGGAAACCGCAGACAGCGGGCTCGCCAGAGTCCGGGACCTGTGGAACGACTATCTCCCGTACTGGTTCATGGCACCGATGGTGCTGGTGATGATGACGATCACCTTCTTCCCCGGCGCCTACGACCTCTATCTCAGTCTGATATCGGAGCCGACGATGAACGTGTTCGCGGCCGACTTCGTCGGGCTACAACACTACGAGACGGCGTTCACCAGCGGTGGCGCGGCGCATTCGTTCGTCATCACGATAACCGTCGTCGCCAGTGCGCTGCTCCTAGAGACTGTCCTCGGGTTCGGTCTGGCGGCGCTGGTGGCCGGCGTCGACGCCGGTCGGATGAAGTCGTTCTACCGGGTCCTGTTCATCCTCCCGATGGCCGTCGCGCCGGTCTCGCTCGCGACGATCGGACGGATCATGCTGAACAGCCAGATCGGCGTCATCCCGTACGTGATAGAGACCTGGACGCCGCTCGCGTCCCCGGGGTTCCTCTCGGAGGTGCCGTTGCTGACGGTCATCCTCCTGGACACGTGGAACTGGACCCCGTTCATGTTCATCATCTTCTACGCGGGCCTGTCGTCGGTTCCCGACACGCTGGTTGAAGCGTCCCGCGTCGACGGCGCGCCGCTGTGGCGACGCTACGTCCACGTCATCATCCCGTACATGAAACCGGTGGTGTTCGTCGCGACGCTCATCCGGCTCATCGACCTGTTCCGGACGTTCGGGGTCGTCTACGGGCTGACCCAGGGCGGGCCCGGAACGGCCACCCAGCTGGTGAGTATCAACATCTACGAGCAGATGTTCATCAACAACCAGACCGGCGTCGCCGCTGCCATCGCCATCGTCTACCTCGTCATGGTCATCGCGCTGGCGAACATCGTCATCGCGAAAGTCGGCTTCGAGGGGGTGTGGGACTGA
- a CDS encoding sodium-dependent transporter, with product MTRATWRTRLGFVLAAVGSAVGLGNIWRFPWLTATNGGSAFLLLYVVVVLLVGVPGLLGEMVIGRRSRRNPIGAFDALGARQWRVLGGLALFASVVVLSFYSVVGGWILRYTAASATGAYFGAPQAYFAAIDFGPAAVGFHVLFLLATVAVVYAGVDRGIELATTVMVPGIVLLFGGLAVWVATLPGSAGGYEFYLSLDVGYLRANFFDVLVAAAGQALFTLSVGAGAMLTYASYIDEDRSLVADGTLIAVLNTAIGVLAGLVIFPLLYSLDLPPGSGGPGALFVGLAGGFADLPFSRLVGVVFFGVVLLAALSSAISIFEVLVAYLVDEHGFVRSRAVAGVGGLFLVTGSAAAMSPSLFSLLADTLANLALTVTLLGFLLFCGWVLGRDAIAEYELGAGRIARLTSRPWYYAVAVVVPLFLAFTLVTGLGTLVGVPVSAPQAAVVAVAVVGGTAVAARYRAEPA from the coding sequence ATGACGAGAGCGACGTGGAGGACACGACTCGGATTCGTGCTCGCGGCGGTCGGGAGCGCCGTCGGGCTCGGGAACATCTGGCGGTTCCCGTGGCTGACCGCGACCAACGGCGGGTCGGCGTTTCTCCTGTTGTACGTTGTAGTGGTACTGCTCGTGGGCGTCCCGGGCCTGCTCGGCGAGATGGTCATCGGCCGCCGGAGCCGGCGCAACCCCATTGGCGCGTTCGACGCGCTGGGCGCGCGTCAGTGGCGCGTCCTGGGCGGGCTGGCCCTATTCGCGTCGGTCGTCGTCCTCTCGTTTTACAGCGTGGTCGGCGGCTGGATTCTCCGATACACGGCCGCCAGCGCGACCGGCGCGTACTTCGGGGCCCCGCAGGCGTACTTCGCCGCCATCGACTTCGGGCCCGCCGCGGTGGGCTTTCACGTACTCTTCCTGCTGGCGACGGTCGCCGTCGTCTACGCCGGGGTCGACCGCGGCATCGAGCTAGCGACGACGGTGATGGTGCCCGGCATCGTGCTTCTGTTCGGCGGACTCGCGGTCTGGGTGGCGACGCTGCCGGGCAGCGCCGGCGGCTACGAGTTCTACCTCTCGCTGGACGTGGGGTATCTCCGGGCGAACTTCTTCGACGTGCTCGTCGCCGCGGCCGGACAGGCCCTCTTTACGCTCTCGGTCGGGGCCGGCGCGATGCTCACGTACGCCTCCTACATCGACGAGGACCGCTCGCTGGTCGCCGACGGCACGCTCATCGCCGTGTTGAACACCGCTATCGGCGTCCTCGCTGGGCTCGTCATCTTCCCGCTGCTGTACTCGCTCGACCTGCCGCCGGGGTCGGGCGGTCCCGGCGCGCTGTTTGTCGGCCTCGCCGGCGGGTTCGCCGACCTCCCGTTCAGCCGACTCGTCGGCGTCGTCTTCTTCGGCGTCGTCCTGCTGGCCGCGCTGTCCTCGGCCATCAGTATCTTCGAGGTGCTCGTCGCCTACCTCGTCGACGAACACGGGTTCGTTCGCTCGCGGGCGGTCGCCGGCGTCGGCGGCCTGTTCCTCGTCACGGGCAGTGCTGCGGCGATGTCGCCGTCGCTGTTCTCGCTGCTCGCGGACACGCTGGCGAACCTCGCGCTCACCGTCACCCTGCTCGGCTTCCTGCTGTTCTGTGGCTGGGTGCTCGGTCGGGACGCGATAGCGGAGTACGAACTCGGCGCCGGTCGTATCGCGCGACTGACCAGCCGCCCGTGGTACTACGCCGTCGCCGTCGTCGTCCCGCTGTTCCTCGCGTTCACGCTCGTGACCGGCCTCGGGACGCTGGTCGGCGTCCCCGTCTCGGCCCCGCAGGCCGCGGTCGTCGCCGTCGCGGTCGTCGGCGGGACGGCGGTCGCCGCCCGCTACCGGGCCGAGCCGGCCTGA
- a CDS encoding acylphosphatase: MSRKRAHVYVTGRVQGVFFRATTRDTAQERGVDGWVKNLDDGRVEAVFEGDPEAVDAMVDFCYEGSEMASVSTVEVSEEEPEGIDGFEIEY, translated from the coding sequence ATGTCACGAAAGCGAGCCCACGTCTACGTCACGGGCCGGGTACAGGGCGTCTTCTTCCGGGCGACGACGCGGGACACCGCACAGGAACGGGGCGTCGACGGCTGGGTGAAGAACCTCGACGACGGGCGCGTCGAAGCGGTGTTCGAGGGCGACCCCGAGGCCGTTGACGCGATGGTGGATTTCTGCTACGAGGGCAGCGAGATGGCAAGCGTCAGCACGGTCGAGGTCAGCGAGGAGGAGCCCGAAGGCATAGACGGGTTCGAGATAGAGTACTGA
- a CDS encoding DNA-3-methyladenine glycosylase family protein has protein sequence MERGSIDAASLPGGIDLQATVESGQSYLWDREDGRMYERTAASGGSAWYWTTLRVDGRPEVVRVRQTDGRLEWAASFDAADALHTLLGLGDDLPAIRETAPPDAVVEEAYDAYWGMRIVRDPAFPTLISFICSAQMRVGRIHGMQQALRREFGETVEFDGETYHAFPTPEALADASEAALRELSLGYRAPYVKRSAELVASGEADPEDARGLDYEDAREHLTQFVGVGDKVADCILLFSLGYLEAVPLDTWIQTTIAEFYPDCDRGNYADTSRAIRETLGGEYAGYTQTYLFHYLRSGGRDL, from the coding sequence ATGGAACGGGGCTCGATAGACGCGGCGTCGCTGCCCGGCGGTATCGACCTGCAGGCGACCGTCGAGAGCGGCCAGTCGTATCTCTGGGACCGCGAGGACGGACGGATGTACGAGCGCACCGCCGCCAGCGGCGGGTCGGCGTGGTACTGGACGACGCTGCGGGTCGACGGCCGGCCGGAGGTCGTCCGGGTGCGCCAGACCGACGGACGGCTGGAGTGGGCGGCGTCGTTCGACGCCGCGGACGCCCTCCACACGCTGTTGGGGCTCGGCGACGACCTGCCAGCCATCCGCGAGACCGCACCGCCCGACGCCGTCGTCGAGGAGGCCTACGACGCCTACTGGGGGATGCGAATCGTCCGGGACCCTGCTTTCCCCACGCTGATTTCCTTCATCTGCTCGGCGCAGATGCGCGTCGGCCGCATCCACGGGATGCAACAGGCGCTCCGGCGGGAGTTCGGGGAAACCGTCGAATTCGACGGCGAGACGTATCACGCCTTCCCGACGCCCGAGGCCCTCGCAGACGCCAGCGAGGCCGCCCTCCGGGAGCTGAGCCTGGGCTACCGCGCCCCCTACGTCAAGCGCTCGGCCGAGCTGGTCGCGAGCGGCGAGGCCGACCCCGAGGACGCCCGCGGGCTGGACTACGAGGACGCCCGCGAGCACCTCACCCAGTTCGTCGGGGTCGGCGACAAGGTGGCCGACTGCATCCTCCTGTTCTCGCTGGGCTATCTGGAAGCGGTCCCGCTGGACACGTGGATTCAGACGACAATCGCCGAGTTCTACCCGGACTGCGACCGCGGGAACTACGCCGACACCTCACGCGCCATCCGGGAGACGCTCGGCGGCGAGTACGCCGGCTACACGCAGACGTATCTGTTTCACTACCTGCGTTCGGGCGGGCGGGACCTGTAG
- a CDS encoding extracellular solute-binding protein: MTPNTETYDRRTVLKATSAGLLAGLAGCTRGGDEASESTPAEIDLSKYEDADIDWSQFDGASINIGAVQHPWVDAIKPAVPVFEELTGISVNWNVLPENQFRTRRQTDVSTGAGQFDVFFMDQVVNQYNHEGWLQPLDPYFDDGSLYDENWYQPDDLFEASRWQAQGGPYADGWTGLPITVEVQTQFYRTDLYEKHGLEVAETLEQFRENARTIHENESDIVGTVGRGQKGYGMNIFVLNAFLRQNGESLWTSFSDDSGLDTQGTINAVEWYASLLQDYGPQGASSQSWSDALTTMQEGRAGHIVSDANLFWPGLTGEDSSIADNVGIAKIPRPADGEFAPNAYNWQLSTSKNASNSKAGFLFMLFATSEPTNTWMHLNSDAAFSVRQSVWENDEFRSRVGEEFAQVSLESLQAAKPDPFDRKYPEWGQRYSEELQRAIAGQKSAEDAMNQAAATAEDAYSQ, from the coding sequence ATGACACCGAATACCGAGACATACGACCGACGAACGGTTCTGAAAGCTACCAGTGCCGGCCTGCTCGCCGGCCTCGCAGGCTGTACGCGCGGCGGGGACGAAGCGAGCGAGAGCACCCCGGCCGAAATCGACCTCAGTAAGTACGAAGACGCCGACATCGACTGGTCCCAGTTCGATGGCGCGTCTATCAACATCGGTGCCGTCCAACATCCCTGGGTCGACGCCATCAAGCCGGCCGTGCCGGTGTTCGAGGAACTGACCGGTATCTCCGTGAACTGGAACGTGCTCCCGGAAAACCAGTTCCGGACCAGGCGACAGACCGACGTGAGCACCGGTGCCGGGCAGTTCGACGTGTTCTTCATGGACCAGGTCGTCAACCAGTACAACCACGAGGGGTGGCTGCAACCGCTCGACCCGTACTTCGACGACGGCAGCCTGTACGACGAGAACTGGTACCAGCCGGACGACCTTTTCGAAGCGTCCCGATGGCAGGCCCAGGGCGGTCCCTACGCCGACGGGTGGACCGGGCTCCCGATAACCGTCGAGGTCCAGACCCAGTTCTACCGGACCGACCTCTACGAGAAGCACGGACTGGAGGTCGCCGAGACCCTAGAACAGTTCCGTGAGAACGCCCGAACGATACACGAGAACGAATCCGATATCGTCGGGACGGTCGGTCGCGGCCAGAAGGGCTACGGCATGAATATCTTCGTTCTGAACGCGTTCCTCCGACAGAACGGGGAGTCGCTGTGGACCAGCTTCTCGGACGACTCCGGGCTCGACACGCAGGGGACGATCAACGCTGTAGAGTGGTACGCCAGCCTGCTACAGGACTACGGTCCCCAGGGCGCGTCCTCGCAGAGCTGGTCCGACGCGCTCACCACGATGCAGGAGGGGCGGGCCGGCCACATCGTCTCGGACGCCAACCTGTTCTGGCCCGGGTTGACCGGCGAGGATTCCTCGATAGCCGACAACGTCGGTATCGCGAAGATACCGCGACCGGCTGACGGCGAGTTCGCGCCCAACGCGTACAACTGGCAGCTCTCGACGTCCAAGAACGCGTCCAACTCCAAGGCGGGCTTCCTGTTCATGCTGTTTGCGACGTCGGAGCCCACCAACACCTGGATGCATCTCAACAGCGACGCGGCGTTCTCCGTCCGCCAGTCCGTCTGGGAGAACGACGAGTTCCGCTCGCGCGTCGGCGAGGAGTTCGCGCAGGTCTCGCTCGAATCCCTCCAGGCGGCAAAGCCCGACCCGTTCGACCGGAAGTACCCCGAGTGGGGCCAGCGGTACTCTGAGGAACTCCAGCGGGCTATCGCCGGCCAGAAATCCGCCGAGGACGCGATGAACCAGGCCGCGGCTACCGCTGAGGACGCGTACAGCCAATGA